From the genome of Marixanthomonas ophiurae, one region includes:
- a CDS encoding YceD family protein, producing MKELKEFTIPFVGLKIGEHWFKFTIEKPFFEHFEYNEFNDATIKLDVLLVKKATLLEFTLFYTGTVNVNCDVSNEPYDQKLDGEYKFVVKFGEETNVEDEDLLILPHGSYEVNIQQFVYESIVLAMPIKKIHPGVEDGTLKSEILDKLEELQPNNDKNPDEKEIDPRWNELKKLLTDK from the coding sequence ATGAAGGAATTGAAAGAGTTTACGATCCCTTTTGTAGGGTTGAAAATAGGCGAACACTGGTTTAAATTTACGATTGAAAAACCGTTCTTTGAGCATTTTGAGTATAACGAATTTAACGATGCGACTATAAAACTAGACGTATTGTTGGTTAAAAAGGCAACATTGTTAGAGTTTACCTTGTTTTATACAGGAACTGTAAATGTAAATTGCGATGTTAGCAATGAGCCGTATGACCAGAAACTAGACGGAGAATATAAATTTGTTGTAAAGTTTGGCGAAGAAACTAACGTAGAAGATGAAGATTTATTAATTCTACCTCACGGAAGTTACGAAGTTAACATACAGCAATTTGTATATGAATCTATTGTATTGGCAATGCCGATAAAAAAGATACATCCAGGAGTAGAAGACGGTACGTTAAAAAGTGAGATACTCGATAAACTTGAAGAATTACAGCCTAATAATGATAAAAATCCAGACGAGAAAGAAATTGATCCTCGCTGGAACG
- the pdxA gene encoding 4-hydroxythreonine-4-phosphate dehydrogenase PdxA encodes MAKKEKTIVGISIGDLNGIGSEIVLKTFEDSRMLEFCTPVIFASTKLLSFFKKQYNLDLNFHGIDSLDKIAHKKINVLNVWEEHVDINFGSEDKKIGEYAIKSLKSAVSALKDKKIDVLVTAPINKSNIQSETFTFPGHTDYLAQELKGDSLMLLISGSLRVGLLTDHVAVKDVVKNITSEVIEKKINTIHNTLIQDFGIRAPKIAVLGINPHNGDNGVIGNEDDTVLKPSLEILRENSKLVYGPYAADSFFGSGNYKNFDAIIASYHDQGLIPFKTLAFGKGVNYTAGLNRVRTSPDHGTAYDVAGKNEADYESFKEAVFSAIQIYKKRKEYKKISKNPLKTSQKKSFSKKKR; translated from the coding sequence ATGGCGAAAAAGGAAAAAACAATTGTAGGGATTTCAATAGGCGACCTTAATGGAATAGGTAGCGAAATAGTGCTGAAAACATTTGAAGATTCCCGCATGTTAGAGTTTTGTACACCTGTAATTTTTGCTTCGACTAAACTACTATCCTTTTTCAAAAAACAATATAACCTTGATCTCAACTTTCACGGGATTGATTCGCTCGATAAAATAGCTCATAAAAAAATAAATGTGCTCAACGTTTGGGAGGAACATGTAGATATTAATTTTGGGTCAGAAGATAAAAAAATAGGGGAGTATGCTATAAAATCGCTTAAATCTGCTGTTTCAGCATTAAAAGATAAAAAGATAGATGTTTTGGTAACGGCTCCAATCAACAAATCTAACATACAATCTGAAACTTTTACCTTCCCAGGTCATACAGATTATCTTGCGCAAGAACTAAAAGGTGACAGTTTGATGTTATTAATTTCAGGTAGTTTGCGTGTAGGTTTGCTTACTGATCATGTTGCTGTAAAAGATGTGGTGAAAAACATTACTTCTGAAGTTATAGAAAAAAAAATTAATACTATTCACAACACTTTAATTCAGGATTTTGGCATAAGAGCGCCTAAAATAGCCGTATTAGGTATCAATCCCCATAACGGAGATAATGGTGTTATTGGTAATGAAGACGATACTGTTTTAAAGCCTAGTTTGGAAATCCTGCGGGAAAATAGCAAATTGGTCTACGGTCCTTACGCCGCCGACAGTTTTTTTGGTTCTGGTAATTATAAAAATTTTGATGCCATTATTGCATCCTATCATGATCAAGGTTTAATTCCATTTAAAACACTTGCTTTTGGAAAAGGCGTAAATTACACAGCAGGGCTCAATAGAGTTAGAACGTCTCCAGACCACGGCACGGCTTATGATGTAGCTGGAAAAAATGAAGCAGATTATGAGTCGTTTAAAGAAGCTGTTTTCAGTGCTATTCAAATTTATAAAAAGCGAAAAGAGTACAAGAAAATTTCAAAAAATCCTTTAAAAACTAGTCAAAAAAAATCCTTTTCAAAAAAGAAACGATAA